The Streptomyces tubercidicus DNA segment CTGAGGACCCCGGCGCAAGGAACCGACAAGGCGTCGCTACGATGTCCAGGGCCGGTGGACCGTACCCGGCCGGGCCCGACCGACAGAGAAGCCGGCTGGCCCCAATCCCCGCTCCCGGAGGGTTTTTCCGTGCCGGCTGGAACGCTGTACCGCGGCCGGGAAGGCATGTGGTCCTGGGTGGCTCATCGAGTCACCGGCGTCCTCATCTTCTTCTTCCTGTTCGTTCACGTCCTCGACACCGCACTCGTCCGCGTCTCCCCCGAGGCGTACGACGACGTCGTGGCGACCTACAAGACACCGATCGTCAATGTGATGGAGTACGGCCTGGTGGCCGCCATCCTCTTCCACGCGCTCAACGGCCTGCGGGTCATCGCCGTGGACTTCTGGTCCAAGGGCCCGAAGTACCAGAAGCAGCTGCTGTGGACCGTTGTCGGTATCTGGGTCGTCCTGATGGCCGGTGCCTTCTACCCCGTGCTGCAGCACACCCTGCGCACGCTGTTCGGGAGCTGACGCGAGATGTCTGCTGAAACCACCTCCGCAGGTGCCGCCGCGACGGACAACGTGCCGCTCTACGACGTGGACCACCCCGCTCCGGTCATTGAGCCGCCGCGCAAGCGCACCGGCAAGACCCCGAAGTCGACCCGTACGAACTTCGAGCTGTACGGCTGGCTGTTCATGCGGCTGTCCGGCATCGTGCTGGTCGTCCTGGTCCTGGGCCACCTGCTGATCCAGCTGGTCCTCGACGGCGGCGTCTCCAAGATCGGCTTCGCGTTCGTGGCCGGCCGCTGGGCCTCGCCGTTCTGGCAGGTCTGGGATCTGCTGATGCTGTGGCTCGCCATGCTGCACGGCGCCAACGGCCTGCGTACGGTCATCAACGACTACGCGCAGCGGGACAACACCCGCTTCTGGCTGAAGATGCTGCTGTACACCGCGACGGTGTTCACCGTCCTTCTGGGCACGCTGGTGATCTTCACCTTCGACCCGAACATCTCCTAAGGCCGGGGCTGACTGGAACCATGAAGATCCACAAGTACGACACCGTCATCGTCGGCGCCGGCGGCGCGGGCATGCGCGCGGCCATCGAGTCGACGAAGCGCAGCCGCACCGCGGTCCTGACGAAGCTCTACCCGACCCGCTCCCACACCGGCGCCGCCCAGGGCGGCATGGCCGCGGCCCTCGCGAACGTCGAGGAAGACAACTGGGAGTGGCACACCTTCGACACGATCAAGGGCGGCGACTACCTGGTCGACCAGGACGCCGCCGAGATCCTCGCGAAGGAGGCCATCGACTCGGTCCTCGACCTGGAGAAGATGGGCCTGCCGTTCAACCGCACGCCGGACGGCACGATCGACCAGCGCCGCTTCGGCGGTCACTCCCGTAACCACGGTGAGGCCCCGGTCCGCCGGTCCTGCTACGCCTCGGACCGCACCGGCCACATGATCCTCCAGACGCTGTACCAGAACTGCGTCAAGGAGGGCGTGGAGTTCTTCAACGAGTTCTACGTGCTCGACCTGCTGCTCCAGGACGTCGACGGCGTCAAGAAGTCCGCGGGCGTCGTCGCGTACGAGCTGGCCACCGGCGAGGTGCACGTCTTCCAGGCGAAGTCGATCATCTTCGCGTCCGGCGGCACCGGCAAGTTCTTCAAGGTGACCTCCAACGCGCACACCCTGACCGGTGACGGCCAGGCCGCGGCCTACCGCCGCGGGCTGCCGCTGGAGGACATGGAGTTCTTCCAGTTCCACCCGACGGGCATCTGGCGCATGGGCATCCTCCTGACCGAGGGTGCGCGCGGCGAGGGCGGCATCCTTCGCAACAAGGACGGCGAGCGCTTCATGGAGAAGTACGCGCCCGTCATGAAGGACCTGGCCTCGCGTGACGTCGTCTCGCGCTCCATCTACACGGAGATCCGTGAGGGCCGCGGCTGCGGTCCGGAGGGCGACCACGTCTACCTGGACCTGACGCACCTGCCGCCGGAGCAGCTGGACGCCAAGCTCCCGGACATCACCGAGTTCGCGCGGACCTACCTCGGTATCGAGCCCTACACGGACCCGATCCCGATCCAGCCCACCGCGCACTACGCCATGGGCGGCATCCCGACCAACGTCGAGGGTGAGGTCCTGGCGGACAACACCACCGTCGTGCCGGGCCTGTACGCGGCCGGCGAGGTCGCCTGTGTCTCGGTGCACGGCGCCAACCGCCTGGGCACCAACTCGCTCCTGGACATCAATGTCTTCGGGCGCCGGGCCGGTATCGCGGCGGCGGAGTACTCGGCCACGGCCGAGTTCGTCGAGCTGCCCGAGGACCCGGCGAAGCAGGTCATCGACCAGGTCGAGCGGCTGCGCAACTCCACGGGCAGCGAGCGGATCACCGAGATCCGCAAGGAGCTCCAGGAGACCATGGACGCCAATGTGATGGTGTTCCGCACCGAGCAGACGATCAAGTCCGCCGTGGAGAAGATCGGCGAGCTGCGCGAGCGCTATCTGAACGTGTCCATCCAGGACAAGGGCAAGCGGTTCAACACCGACCTGCTGGAGGCCATCGAGCTGGGCAACCTCCTCGACCTGGCCGAGGTCATGGCGGTGTCCGCGCTGGCCCGCAAGGAGTCCCGCGGCGGTCACTACCGCGAGGACTACCCCAACCGCGACGACGTCAACTTCATGCGGCACACCATGGCGTACCGCGAGGTGGGCGCAGACGGCGCCGAGTCGATCCGCCTCGACTACAAGCCGGTCGTGCAGACCCGCTACCAGCCGATGGAGCGTAAGTACTGATGAGCACCCCGACTCTCGACAAGCACTCCGCGGCACTGGACGCGGCCGAGGACGGCGCTTCGCATCTGATCACGGTCACCTTCCGGATCCGCCGGTTCAACCCGGAGGTCTCGGAGGACGCCAGCTGGGAGGACTTCCAGCTGCAGATCGACCCCAAGGAGCGCGTCCTGGACGCCCTCCACAAGATCAAGTGGGAGCTCGACGGGACGCTGACCTTCCGTCGTTCCTGCGCCCACGGCATCTGCGGCTCGGACGCCATGCGGATCAACGGCCGTAACCGTCTGGCCTGCAAGACGCTGATCAAGGACATCAACCCGGAGAAGCCGATCACGGTCGAGGCCATCAAGGGCCTCACCGTGATGAAGGACCTTGTCGTCGACATGGAGCCCTTCTTCCAGGCGTACCGGGACGTGATGCCGTTCCTGATCACGACCGGCAACGAGCCGACCCGTGAGCGGCGCCAGTCCGCCGAGGACCGCGAGCGCTTCGACGACACGACGAAGTGCATCCTGTGCGCCGCCTGCACCAGCTCCTGCCCGGTGTTCTGGAACGACGGCCAGTACTTCGGCCCGGCGGCGATCGTCAACGCGCACCGCTTCATCTTCGACTCGCGCGACGAGGGCGGCGAGCAGCGCCTGGAGATCCTCAACGACAAGGACGGCGTCTGGCGCTGCCGGACGACCTTCAACTGCACGGACGCCTGCCCGCGCGGTATCGAGGTCACCAAGGCCATCCAGGAAGTCAAGCGGGCGCTGATCACCCGCCGCTTCTGAGCCCGGCGGCGATCCGGGTCCCGACCCGCTCGCCGAGCCGCGCCGGCACCTCCCGAAGGGCCTCGCCTCCGTACCCCCGGAGGCGGGGCCCTTCGGCATGGGTGCACGCCCGCTCCTTCGCCGGATACACGAGCACCGGCGGCAGCGCCTCGTCCACCAGCGCCACCGGCACCGCACGGCAGAAGTACGACGGCACGAACACCAGCCCCCGCCCCGCCAGATACAGATCCCGCTCCACCGGATAGCCGACCTCCAGCACCGGCGGCCGCCAGCGCATCACCGGCCCGAACGTCCGCAGCATCGCCTCCGCCCCGGCCTGCGCCAGCGCATGCCTGCGCAACTCCCGGTCCGCACCGACCCGTTCGGCGATCCGCGACCAGCTCGGCGCCACCGCTCGATGGTGGTACGTCCGCAGACTGCGCGCGAGATGCCGCAGCGCGGCCGGCTCCCCGTCCGCGATTCCCCGCACCCAGCCCGGCAGCGCCCGGTGCCCCGACAGCAGCACCAGCTCGGACCGCAGCCGCTCCCGCGGGGTGCTCATCACGGCCTCCAGGCCGGGCTCCACCCCGTCCAGTCCCGCGAACGGCGTGAGGAAGTCAGGAAAGTACCCGTACCGCGGCACCAGCGGCAGCAAGGTCCGCAGCGGCCCCGGCCCGTGCCGTACGGCATGCTGCCGCCAGGCGGCCAGCGCCGGCTCGGCCCGCCCCTCCCGCAGCGCATGCAGACTCAACACCGTTTCCCATAACGGGTCGGCCCCCTCGGCCACCCGCGTACGCGCCAGATCCTGCGTGGTGAAGTGCACTCGCAGCATGTTGTGTCCCCCTGGGTTGGCGCCGGCTCCCCTTGCGGCGTGGACACGAGGATCGGTGCGACGGGTGGGCTGCCGCAACCGGAACTGGTGGGTAGGGGTGGGGAGTTGATGCCTGGGGTGAATCGGGGGCTGGGTGGGGGCGGTGGCGCGGTGGGGCTGTCGGGGCCGGTGGGGCTGGTGGGCTGGTGTGGCCGGTGTGGCCGGTGGGGCTATCGCTTGGGCTATCGCTCGCCCTCAAGCACCTTGTCCAGGAAGGCGTCCAGGTTCCGTACGGTGCGCGCAATCCGCTCCTCCAGCGGCAGCGTCTCCTCATGCCGCCCGGCGAGCTGGGACCGCTTCCGTCCCCGCACGTAGAGGGAGCAGGCGAGGTCGGCACACAGATACGTGCCCACGGTGTTCCCCTGCCGCCCTCGCGGCCCGGCCCGGCGCGCGGCGAGCAGGCTGACCCCGGAACCTGGGTGCCCGGTCACACACCGAACACACCGTCGTCTTGGTAAAGCTCCGCCGCACCCCCTGCGGCACCCGCAACGTCACCCCGGTGATCCCGTCACCCCGCGGCGCCACCAGATAACTCCGGTCCGGCGCCCCCGGATCCCGCCACCCCAGGAAATCCAGGTCATGCCAGGGAAGTTCAGCCAGCCCCACGGGCAGATTGATACGGCTCGCCTCCCCCTTCGAGCAATTCACAAAGGAGGCACGTATTGCTTTTTCACCTACGGGGTCCATAAAACGAGAAGCTAACAGCGGGTCCGGGACGGTGTCGCCGGAATTTCGCCGCCCCGCACGGCCAAGAGCGGCGCCGCACGGATTCCGCACCGGTATCGCACGGACACCGCACCGCCACCACCGCTGCCGTCACCAACCCGGCTGATGCGCCCCCGACTTGAAGATCCATGCCTGGGTCGCCTTCCGGGCGAGCCCGGCCCGCTCGGCCCTCGCCAACGTACTCTCCGGCCAGCGGCGTCCGGCCCCGTTGACCGCCGGCATCAGCGGCGCCCCGGCCGGAATACACAGCGCGACAAAGAACCTCGTGCGTGATGACCTCTTCCGGTGGACTCAGCCCCAGCTCTGGCCGCTGGCGTTCTTGCGGCGGCGGGACACCACGACGATGGCGATGACGGCGCCGATGACCACCAGAGCGCCGAGGCCGATGCCGCCGTAGAGGAGGGCCTTCTTCATCATCTCCTTGCCGCCCATCGGCGGGTCGGCGTCCTGCGCACCCGCGTCCAGCTGCGCTGACGCCTTGCCCTTCGGCATCGGCAGCGGGCCCTCCTTGGAACCGGCGGGGATGTCCTTCCGCAGGGCGGGGCCGGGCTGGATGTAGCCGTAACCGTAGTGGGCGTCCGGGAGCTTGAGGTCCTTCTGGTCCTTCGGCAGGCCGGCGGTCTTCACCAGACGGTTGGCGATCTGGCCGGGAGTGAGGTTGGGAAACTTCTCCTTGAGGAGGGCGGCTGCGGCGGAGACGTAGGCGGTGGAGCCCGAATTGCCGTTCTCGGTGTGGTAGCTGGAGTCGCTCTTGCCCGTCGCGGCCGGGATCTTCACGCCAGGTGCGAGCAGGTCCATGTCGGAGTTGTAGTTGTTGAACTCAGCCGACTTGCCGTACTCATCGACGGCGCCGACACCGATCACACCTGGACAGCCCACCGGATAGTTCTTCTCGGTCGCCGATTCGTTACCCATACCGGCCACCACCACGGCGCCCTTGGAAATGGCGTAATGAATGGCTTCGCACGTATCCGCCGAACGGCCCTCGGTGTAGGACATGTTGATGACGTCAGCGCCGTGGTCCGCTGCCCAGCGCGTGGCCAGCCCGGAGTTCTTGTACTCCGGAACGGGAAGGATCTTGGCGTCGGGCGCCAGCCCCTTGACGCCCTCGGAGCCCCCCGGACCGTGGCCGTGGCCCGCGATGATCGCCGCCATGCCGGTACCGTGGTCGAGGACGTTCTCACCCGGCTCAAGGTCCTGGGCTCCCTCTTCCTGAGTCGCCTTTCCGAAATCCGGCCCGGGAAGGAACTGCCCCTTCAGGTCCTGGTGAGTCTTCCGAAAACCGCTGTCGAGCACAGCCACCGTCACGCCCTTCCCGGTGGCGTCCTGCCACAGCTGCTCGGCCCCGAACGCCTCCAGCGGCCACAGACCCTTGCGTGTCTGATCTGCGGAGGCGGTACCGCTCGCGGTGATGAGCAGCGCGCCGGTCAGCGCGGCACCCACCGTCGCGCGCAGTGTTCGGGTGACCCTCATGCTTGGCTCCTTCTCGCTGTGCTGTCCGGGCGGCAGTGTTCCATCAGTAGAGAAGCCCCGCACCCTCGGGTGCGGGGCCACTCCTTACCAACCGCCGTACGACGGTGTCGGTGTCGGTGTCCTACTCGATGACGCGGGGCGCCACATTGCGCTGCGGCGTCCAGGTCTCTTCGTCCTCGACAAGGTAGTCGGGGCGCTGACCAGTGGTGCGCTCCTTCTCCTTCTTGTCCTTGCCCTTGGCTCCGGCAGCGCCCATGCCCGCCTGCTGGCCGCCTCGGCTGCGGTGCAGACCCGCGCCGCCCTGCTTGGCGCCGCCCGCAGGACCACCGGGCTTGCCAGCCATGCCGCCCGGGGTACGCGCCTGCGCACCGCCTCGTCCGACCGCGCCCATCTTGCCGCCCTTGGCGCCGCCTGCGCCGGCCGCGCCCGGCATACCGCTACGCATACCGCCGGCGCCCGGTGCGCCACGGCCACCACCGGGCCGCAGGGCGCCCCCTGGCATACCGACGGGGCCCAGCGGCATCCCGCCGCCCGGACCACCGCCCGGACCGCCAAACACGCCGTGTCCGCCGCCGGACGGGAGACCGCTGTGACCCGCGGAAGCCGAGGGCGGGGTCATCGTGCTGCCCTGCACGCTGTCGAGTCCGGTCTGTACCGGGAGTTCCGGCCGACTGATGCTGGGGCCGTCGAATCCGGCCGGGACCGCTCCGCCGCCGGCACCGTTGGGGTGGTGCGGGGTGACCGAGGACGGATCCGGGTGGAACCTGTCAGCCGTGTCAGGCATCCGCACCGGAGGCGGGTGCGGGGTGTTCGAGGGCTCCTTCGGCCAGTCACCGTGGAGGCCGTCGTCGCCGTCATCGACCCAGATCTTGGCGCGTCCCGTGTAGTGGTGCGCCAGCTCATCCATCACGATGACGGCCTCGACCTGGCGCTCCTTGGTCAGGGACAGTTTGTCCCGGTTGAGCTCCAGCGCCTGGCGGGCGTCCATCTTCGGGTTCGCCATGTCCCGGTGGAACTGGGAGTCGTCACCGTTGTCGTCCGTGAAACGGTCCCACTTGCCCGGATTATGGATCTTGGACATGGCGGTCACGGCCTGGCGCAGGTTGTGGGCGAGCCCGACCTCCGGGCCCGACTCACGCGAGCCGATCAACGACGCCTCGGCCTTCCGAGCATGCCGGTACGTCTTGTCGATCTTGTTGAGCACCTGGGTGGCTTCCTTGCGGAACGCGTCGGCCGCCGAGCCCTCCCAGTGCGCCGTCGCGTGATCGACCGCATCCATGAACTTCTTACGGATGCCGCCCTGACCGTCTTGCCCACCCAGCAGATCGGCAGACTTGCGCCAGTGGTCACCAGCGGCCTCAAGCGTGTCCGGCTTGGCGTTCTCGATCATCTTGCGGAGCGCGTCGATGCCGTGGTGATGGAAGTCGGAAGGAGAGTGCGGGATCAACCTCTCGCCCTTGAAGGACTTCAGCTTGTCTTCCCGCTCATGCGCATCGCGCTCCGCCGCCTCCTTCTGCATCCTCTCGCTGACCTGTCGGCTGTCGTTAGCTTCCATGGGACTAACCACGGCGGCCCCCGTTCATCGTCATCCCTCTCGCCCTCATCCCTGCGTCGCCTTGGAAGGTCAGCCGTTCATCGAGGCCTTGGTCTCGTGATCCTGGTCCTCATAGGCACCGCGGCTTGACTCAGTCTTCTCGCCGAAATTGTGGGTGAGGTCCTGGAGCGCCTTGACGACGTCCTTCAGATACGTCTGCATACGGTCATGGGCGTGGGAGACTTCCTCCGCTTCGCCAAAGTTGATCCCGAATGCCGACTTCGGGATGTTCGTGCCGTACTCGACCTTCTGCCCGGTTTCATTCATGTCGTGCTGAAGGCTGCGAAGTTGACGCACGACGCCATCCAGCTCGTCCAGATCAACCTTGAAGTGCTTACCCATGACTGCCCTCCCCGTTCCTCACTCGTCCCCCTCGCACCGCCCGCACAGCCGTCACGGTAAGGACAACGTAAAGTCAATAAATACTAGGGAGTTGCCCCCCGATACTGCAAGATCGAAAGTCGGGATCTGTCCGATTTGGCGCAGGATTGCTCCGCACTTTGTAGAGGGGTTGTTACCTTTGCCGCGCAACCCCGCCGCGCGATGACCTACGCAGCGATCACGCCCGCATCGAAGCCAGTTCGACCACCGTGACATCCGGCGGTGCGCCCAGCCGTACCGGTGGGCCCCAGGTGCCTGCGCCGCGGGAGACGTAGAGCTGGGTGTCGCCGTAGCGTTCGAGGCCGGCGACGGTGGGGTTGGTGGCCTCGGCGATGTAGGTGAAGGGCCACATCTGGCCGCCGTGGGTGTGGCCGGAGAGTTGGAGGTCGACGCCGTAGCGGACGGAGTCGTGGATGGTGACCGGCTGGTGGGCCATCAGGACGACGGCGCGGGTGGGGTCCCGGTCGCTGAGGGCCTGGTCGTAGTCCGGCCCGGCCTGTTCGGTCTGGCCGGCGACGTCGTTGACTCCGGCGAGGTCGAAGCCGGGGAGTTCGGTGCGCACGTTCTCCAGGGGGTGGATGCCCAACTCCCTTACGTGGTCGATCCATTGGTCGGCGCCTGAGTAGTACTCGTGGTTTCCGCTGACGAAGAAGGCTCCGTGGCGGGCGCGGAGTTCGCGTAGGGGGGCGGTGGCCGGGGCGAGGTCGGTGACGTTGCCGTCGACCAGGTCCCCGACGATGGCCACCAGGTCGGGGTTGGTGCGATTGATGGTGTCGACGACACGACGGGTGTGGGCGCGGCCGAGGATCGGGCCCAGGTGGATGTCGCTGACGACGGCGATGCGGAAGCCGTGGGCGGTGCGCGGCAGTTTGGCCAGGGGGATGGTGACGCGCTTGATCGTCGGGCCGCGGAGGGTGGTCGCGGTGCCGTATCCGACGGCGGCGGTGGCGGCGAGGGTGGCGCCGGCGGCGACCGCACGGGCCATGAAGAGGCGGCGGGGTGGGGTGGCGAGCGGCGGGAGGGCGGGGGTGTGGGGCGGGAGGAGCGTCGGGGAGGTCGGGGTCGGCGCAGGCGACTCGGCGGCTCCGGGGGCGTGCCCCCGCTCGGTCGGCGAACCGCCCCGTTCCCCGTGGCCCTGCCCCTGCTCGGCCGGCCCCCCCTCCCCGTCCGCCCGCGCCCGCTCCCGCTCGCGCTCCCGCATCGCCCGCAACCACACCGCCCGGACCGCTTCCCCCACCAGCAGGGCCAGTGTGAGATAGAGCACCAGGGCCAGCCAGAGGTAGCCGGGCCAGGAGAGGGTCTGTTGGAGGGGGAAAGGGGCGCCGGTGCGGGCGGAGAGGAAGGCGGCGAGGGTGGTCAGGGGGAGGACGAAGGCGGCGGCGGTGCCGGTGTGGCGGAGGCGGCTGCCGGGGGTGGTGGTGTCACGGATGAGGCGGCACCACAGGTAGCGGTGCACGCCGAAGAAGAGTCCGAGGACCGGGACCACGATCAGGGCGAAGATCACGGCGTCTCCCCGTGCCCGTGGTTCAGGAGGCGGACGAGGAGGACGAGGAGGAGGCGGGCGGCTCGGGCGGGTGATTTGCGGCCTCGCGGCGCAAGGCCCGTACGCCACGGAACCCGATCACGCCGATCGCCGTCCCCAAAAGAAAGGACGCCACCGCGAGCAGCAGATGGACCCAGAAGTAGGCGGTCGGGTCACCCGCGTCGTCGAAGGCGAGGCCGCTGCCGTCCTTCCAGAGGTTTTTGACGAAAGTGATCCAGATGAACCAGCTCCACACCCCGAAGGCGAGCAGGAACCAGGACACGGGGCGCGAGAGCTTCATACGTCCCAGTATGGGCAGCGGCTCCATCCGGCGGTCGGCAGGGGCACTCTTCCGTGGGGTGCTGTCGGCGTCCGGGGCAAAGGCGGGTACGTTCACCGACGTGCCGACGACCTTCAGTGCTTCCACGGCTTCCACCGACCCGACCGCCCCGAACGCTTCGGCCACGACCGGCAATGCCGGACGTGCGGCGCGACACGGCTTCCCCCTGCGCACCGTCGCCGCACTGGCCTCCTCCGGGCTGCTGGCCACCCCCCTTCTGGCCGGCACCGCCCACGCCGACCCCAAGGAGCCGAAGGGTCCCAAGCCGCCGGCGAAGATGTCGCAGATCGGCGGGGACCGGCTGGGTACGCCCGGCGTCCAGGTGGCCCTGAAGCCCGGTTCCCCGAAGCTGCCGGGCCCGGACACCCTCACGGCCCGTTCGTGGATCGTGTCCGACGCCGAGTCCGGCAAGGTGCTGGCCGCCAAGAACGCCCACTGGCAGCTGGCGCCCGCCAGCACGCTGAAGATGCTGTTCGCCGACACCGTGCTGCCGAAGTTCCCCAAGGAGCAGAAGCACACGGTCAAGGCCGCCGACCTCGCGGGGATGGGCGCCGGCAGCAGCCTCGTCGGGATAAAGGAGAACCTGAGCTATACGGTCCACGACCTGTGGCTGGGGGTCTTCCTGCGGTCCGGCAACGACGCGGTGCACACGCTGTCGGCGATGAACGGCGGGACCGAGGCCACCGTCACGCAGATGCAGAAGCGTGCGAAGGAGCTCAACGCCCGCGACACGCATGTCGTGACCCCGGACGGCTATGACGCGCCGGGGCAGGTCTCCAGCGCGTACGACCTGAGCCTGTTCGCCCGGTCGGGGCTGCAGAACGCCGACTTCCGCGAGTACTGCTCGACGGCCAGCGCCCAGTTCCCCGGTGACAAGGGCAAGGGCGGCAAACGGGCGACGTTCGGCATCCAGAACACCAACCGGCTGCTGAGCGGCGATTACGACATGAAGCCGTACCCCGGCATCGCGGGGGTGAAGAACGGCTCGACGACCAACGCGGGGTCGACCTTCACCGGTGTCGCCCAGCGCGGCGACCGCAAGCTCCTGGTCACGATCATGAACCCGGAGAAGAAGGAGCACAACGAGGCCTACAAGGAGGCCGCCAAGCTGCTCGACTGGGGCTTCGCGGCGGCCGACAAGGTGGAGCCGGTCGGGCGGCTCGTCGGCCCCCTGAGCGAGGACGACGGCACCGGCGCGGTGGGCGTCCACGGCAAGGGCAAGGGCAAGGGCGCGGGTCAGAACACGCAGGCCGCGCTGGACAGCACCGGCGGCATGAGCGGCGCCTGGACGGCGCTGGGGATCACCAGCGGGGCGCTGGCGCTGCTGGGCATCGTGGCATTCGCCGTGCACCGCCGGTGGCCGCTGCCGGAGCTGGTACGGGGGCGGCGCCGGTCCGGCAAGTGACCATCCGGGAACGGTAGATGGGGCGGGGTGGCCCCGGGAGACGGGCCTACGCCTCCCGCGGCCGCTCCGGCCCCTCCGGCCGCTCCGGGCCCTCCGGCCGCTCCGGGCCCTCCGGCACCTTGCGCTCCTCGTCCCCTCCGCTCCGCCGTTCCCCCTCCGTGGCCGTCCAGGACGCGCAGTAGACCAGCAGCTTTGCGGTGAAGTTGATCCAGAGCAGCAGGGCGATCGGGGTGCCGAAGGCGCCGTACATGCTGCGCGAGGCGACGCCCTGGAGATAGCCGCTGAGCAGCAGCTTCAGCAGCTCCAAGCCGATGGCGCCGAGCAGGCCGGCGATCACGACGGCGCGCCGCGGCGGATGGACGCCGGGCAGCCTGGTCAGTATGTAGGCGAGCAGCAGGAAGTCCGCCAGGACGGCGATGACGAAACCGGCGGCGGTGAGCAGGACGCTGCCGATGCCGCCCTCCGGGAGGCCGATCGCCTCCGCCGCCTTGCCCACCGCGGCGGACGCGAAGGTCGAACAGGCCAGGGAGAGCACGGCGACGCCGCCCACCCCGAGCAGCAGCGCGCCGTCCCGGAGCTTGCCGAGGAAGAAGTTGGTGTCCTCGTCGGGCTTCTCCCATACGGCGCGCAGACAGTCGCGCAGTGATTCCACCCAGCCGATGCCGGTCAGCAGCAGCGCGGCACCGGCCACCAGGCCGACGGTGGTCGCATGGTCGACGAGTCCGGCGATGTCGAGCCGGTCCGAGAGGCCGGGGAGCTGCTCGGCGACCTTGGTCTCCAGGGAGTGCAGCCGGGCGTCGCTGAGCAGTGCGGCGCCGATCGCCGCGGCGACGGTGAGCAGCGGGAAGAGCGCGACGAAGCTGGTGAAGGTGATCGCGGCGGCGAGCCGGGTCCAGTGCACCCGGAGCATGCGTTCGTAGGCGCGCCAGAGGTGTGTGGTCATCAGCCAGCTGACGGCCGGTCCGATCACCGGGAGTGTGCGCAACCAGTTCATGGCTTTCCCCTCGTGCCCGGTCGGCCGCCAGGTCGGGCAGGGTGTGGCGGCGCGCCCTCCGGACAGACCCTAAGTCTTAGCCTCCGGGTACCCCGGAAACGCGCACGCTCACGGGGGTGTGCGTCCGGTGATCGTCAGCGGCCCTCCAGAGGCCACCAGCGGCCGTCAGCAGCTGTCAGCGGCCGTCCGCAGCTGTCAGCAGGACGGTGCCGGCGGCCGGGACAAGTCCGCGGCCTGGCGCGGGACGGCGGCCGTCTGCGGGCCGAAGGGGTACTCGCGCTCCAGGCGCCACACCTCGTCCGCGCCCTGCTCGTAGAGGGCGAAGCCGTCGATCGTCCAGGTCGCGGTGAAGTCCCGGAGGCCGTTCTGGGCGCGGTCCATGGCCTCTTCGGTGATGCCGTGGGCGATCGTCACATGCGGGTGGTACGGGAATTGCAGCTCGCGGGCGCAGGGGCCGGAGGCGGCCCGGATCCGGGCCTGGAGGGCGGTGCAGCCGGGCACCCCGTCGGTGACCTTGACGTAGACCACCGGGGAGAGCGGGCGGAAGGTCCCGGTGCCTTCCAGACGGAGCGGGAAGGGGCGGCAGCCGGCCGCGACCTCGGCGAGGTGGCGTTCGATGGCGGGCAGCGCCTCGGCGCGGACCTCCGTCGGCGGGAGGAGGGTGATATGCGTGGGGATGCCGGGTGCGGCAGGGTCCCCGAAGCTTTCGCGCTTCCGTTGGAGGAAGCTGCCGTAAGGCTCCGGGACCGCGATCGAAACGCCCAGCGTTACGGTCCCCACTGCGTTCTCCCTCCTGACGTGTGTGCGGCGCGCTCGCGCACCCTCTTAGTGTGCCGGGTGCGCGCCCTTCGCGGGGAGCGTCCTCGGTCCTGTTGCAAGCGGACAAGGGGCCCACGGGCGGGGCCCCCTGGCTCTGCGGGGTTCGCGCGGCCGGCCGGGGCCCGCCGCGCGAAGGGCTGGCGTCAGTGCTTGGCCGGCAGGAATCCGAGCCGGTCATAGGTGGTGGCGAGGGTCTCGGCGGCTACCGCGCGGGCCTTCTCCGCACCCTTGGCCAGGATGGCGTCCAGCGTCTCCGGGTCGTCCAGATATTCCTGCGTACGGTCCCGGAACGGTGTGACGAAATCGACCATC contains these protein-coding regions:
- the sdhC gene encoding succinate dehydrogenase, cytochrome b556 subunit, yielding MPAGTLYRGREGMWSWVAHRVTGVLIFFFLFVHVLDTALVRVSPEAYDDVVATYKTPIVNVMEYGLVAAILFHALNGLRVIAVDFWSKGPKYQKQLLWTVVGIWVVLMAGAFYPVLQHTLRTLFGS
- a CDS encoding succinate dehydrogenase hydrophobic membrane anchor subunit — encoded protein: MSAETTSAGAAATDNVPLYDVDHPAPVIEPPRKRTGKTPKSTRTNFELYGWLFMRLSGIVLVVLVLGHLLIQLVLDGGVSKIGFAFVAGRWASPFWQVWDLLMLWLAMLHGANGLRTVINDYAQRDNTRFWLKMLLYTATVFTVLLGTLVIFTFDPNIS
- the sdhA gene encoding succinate dehydrogenase flavoprotein subunit; amino-acid sequence: MKIHKYDTVIVGAGGAGMRAAIESTKRSRTAVLTKLYPTRSHTGAAQGGMAAALANVEEDNWEWHTFDTIKGGDYLVDQDAAEILAKEAIDSVLDLEKMGLPFNRTPDGTIDQRRFGGHSRNHGEAPVRRSCYASDRTGHMILQTLYQNCVKEGVEFFNEFYVLDLLLQDVDGVKKSAGVVAYELATGEVHVFQAKSIIFASGGTGKFFKVTSNAHTLTGDGQAAAYRRGLPLEDMEFFQFHPTGIWRMGILLTEGARGEGGILRNKDGERFMEKYAPVMKDLASRDVVSRSIYTEIREGRGCGPEGDHVYLDLTHLPPEQLDAKLPDITEFARTYLGIEPYTDPIPIQPTAHYAMGGIPTNVEGEVLADNTTVVPGLYAAGEVACVSVHGANRLGTNSLLDINVFGRRAGIAAAEYSATAEFVELPEDPAKQVIDQVERLRNSTGSERITEIRKELQETMDANVMVFRTEQTIKSAVEKIGELRERYLNVSIQDKGKRFNTDLLEAIELGNLLDLAEVMAVSALARKESRGGHYREDYPNRDDVNFMRHTMAYREVGADGAESIRLDYKPVVQTRYQPMERKY
- a CDS encoding succinate dehydrogenase iron-sulfur subunit is translated as MSTPTLDKHSAALDAAEDGASHLITVTFRIRRFNPEVSEDASWEDFQLQIDPKERVLDALHKIKWELDGTLTFRRSCAHGICGSDAMRINGRNRLACKTLIKDINPEKPITVEAIKGLTVMKDLVVDMEPFFQAYRDVMPFLITTGNEPTRERRQSAEDRERFDDTTKCILCAACTSSCPVFWNDGQYFGPAAIVNAHRFIFDSRDEGGEQRLEILNDKDGVWRCRTTFNCTDACPRGIEVTKAIQEVKRALITRRF
- a CDS encoding S8 family serine peptidase, whose product is MRVTRTLRATVGAALTGALLITASGTASADQTRKGLWPLEAFGAEQLWQDATGKGVTVAVLDSGFRKTHQDLKGQFLPGPDFGKATQEEGAQDLEPGENVLDHGTGMAAIIAGHGHGPGGSEGVKGLAPDAKILPVPEYKNSGLATRWAADHGADVINMSYTEGRSADTCEAIHYAISKGAVVVAGMGNESATEKNYPVGCPGVIGVGAVDEYGKSAEFNNYNSDMDLLAPGVKIPAATGKSDSSYHTENGNSGSTAYVSAAAALLKEKFPNLTPGQIANRLVKTAGLPKDQKDLKLPDAHYGYGYIQPGPALRKDIPAGSKEGPLPMPKGKASAQLDAGAQDADPPMGGKEMMKKALLYGGIGLGALVVIGAVIAIVVVSRRRKNASGQSWG